One window from the genome of Spirochaetota bacterium encodes:
- the murI gene encoding glutamate racemase, giving the protein MDSRPIGIFDSGIGGLTVCKAINKLLPGENLIYFGDTARFPYGTRSAETLIRYARQITSYLLSRDVKMIVIACNTSSAAALPTLQQENTIPIIGVINAGARAACKRVHNNLIGVIGTRATVNSKSYEKAIHAINPAITVIQQHATLLVSLIEEGWIEDDVTRLTIQRYLHHMIDQDLKTLILGCTHFPILKNTIHEVYPQLDLVDTGEEIAKEVNEILIKKNLANNSSSGTIELYASDITDTMQNLKKLFFNGHDVPIEKLVIG; this is encoded by the coding sequence ATGGATTCACGACCCATTGGCATATTTGATTCCGGTATTGGGGGGCTTACGGTATGTAAAGCTATCAATAAGCTCTTACCCGGAGAAAATCTTATCTATTTTGGTGATACAGCTCGTTTCCCCTACGGTACCCGCTCTGCAGAAACCCTTATACGCTATGCACGGCAGATTACTTCATACCTGCTATCACGCGATGTCAAAATGATTGTGATTGCATGCAACACATCATCAGCAGCAGCGCTTCCCACTCTTCAGCAGGAGAATACTATACCCATCATTGGCGTTATTAATGCTGGTGCCCGAGCAGCATGTAAAAGGGTTCATAACAATCTGATTGGAGTTATTGGCACCCGTGCAACTGTAAATAGCAAATCGTATGAAAAAGCAATTCATGCCATTAACCCCGCTATCACCGTAATTCAACAACATGCCACCCTGCTGGTATCACTCATTGAGGAAGGCTGGATTGAAGATGATGTTACCAGGTTAACCATACAACGGTATCTGCACCATATGATTGATCAGGATTTAAAAACCCTCATCTTAGGCTGTACACATTTCCCAATACTGAAAAACACCATTCATGAAGTATATCCCCAGCTTGATTTAGTTGATACAGGGGAAGAAATAGCCAAAGAAGTAAATGAAATTTTAATTAAAAAAAATCTTGCAAATAATTCATCTTCAGGCACAATAGAGCTCTATGCATCGGACATTACTGATACCATGCAAAATTTAAAAAAATTATTCTTCAATGGGCATGATGTCCCTATTGAAAAACTCGTTATAGGATAG
- a CDS encoding alpha/beta fold hydrolase produces MDLSYNLLNLTGKAIDILAKFSKADIRVHDADRIPKAPVVFVVNHFTRMETFFLPNVIHKITGKYIYSLAHHSFFVGGFGKFMEKVGAVSTKDPLRDVKFIGALLRGDMDCIIFPEGQMVKDKKLVERGKYMVYNSGIRRPPHTGAAFIALRAQFYREELKSCNERNACDELNNLMAHFGISQQELSHITNQETYIVPVNITYFPIRARANVINKIANKLVKSLPERIEEELEVEGTMLVEGVDIDINFGNPIAISPYLKSYLAKQKIKSRKLYLDPQELQSDVLLRKIAIDIMYRYMRDIYGMTTLNHDHIFSYFLTKTKNCIKETDFKTKAYCAIEAVKKLNLATCHTSLQLKQGYLLTDDPHGRYNDFIDAAKSEGLISIKDGIIYKNKEKFSRLYEFHTIRKDNIVEVLKNEIEPLDQVVKKLDRVFFTPMFCIRRKLVKSFYKRDIEIFEKDYKEFFKQGETKPKHIGMPLYKKRWFACTGIVLVHGYMAAPEEMRQLAEFLYKKGYTVYCTRLRGHGTSPEDLATRSFEEWYESVNRGYIVLKNSTQKIFLCGFSTGAGLTLLHAANKKDVLQGAIAISAPFRLQNIAAGLAPVVDTWNKFLSFLKIKKIGRLDYIPNHPDNPDINYLRNPVSGIHQMESLMNLVEERLTDIHIPVLIMQGTGDKTVDPKGAFEMFMKIPSEKKEFTMVHSKSHGITRGEEGKVVARRVSAFIKDYE; encoded by the coding sequence ATGGATTTATCCTACAATCTATTAAATCTAACAGGCAAGGCAATTGATATACTTGCAAAATTCAGTAAGGCTGATATACGCGTACATGATGCTGATAGAATTCCCAAAGCACCGGTAGTTTTTGTGGTAAATCATTTCACCCGTATGGAAACATTTTTCCTGCCCAATGTGATTCATAAAATCACAGGGAAATATATTTATTCGCTTGCTCACCATAGCTTCTTTGTTGGCGGGTTTGGCAAATTCATGGAAAAGGTGGGGGCAGTGTCAACTAAAGACCCTCTGCGGGATGTAAAGTTTATTGGAGCATTGCTTCGTGGTGATATGGATTGCATCATATTCCCCGAAGGCCAGATGGTTAAGGATAAAAAGCTTGTTGAGCGTGGGAAATATATGGTGTACAATTCAGGGATACGAAGGCCCCCTCATACCGGAGCAGCTTTTATTGCATTACGTGCACAATTTTATAGGGAGGAGCTCAAAAGTTGTAATGAGCGCAATGCCTGTGATGAGCTGAACAATCTGATGGCACACTTTGGAATATCTCAGCAGGAACTATCGCACATAACAAACCAGGAAACGTATATAGTACCTGTTAATATTACCTATTTCCCAATCAGAGCGCGTGCCAATGTAATCAATAAAATTGCAAACAAACTGGTAAAATCCCTGCCAGAGCGTATTGAAGAGGAACTTGAAGTTGAAGGGACAATGCTTGTTGAAGGGGTTGATATTGATATTAATTTTGGTAATCCCATTGCCATAAGCCCCTATTTAAAAAGCTATCTTGCAAAACAAAAAATTAAAAGCAGGAAATTGTATTTGGATCCGCAAGAGTTACAATCTGATGTGTTACTCAGGAAGATAGCAATTGATATCATGTACCGGTATATGCGTGATATTTATGGTATGACAACCCTTAATCATGATCATATATTTTCGTATTTTTTGACTAAAACAAAGAATTGCATTAAAGAAACTGATTTTAAAACTAAAGCGTATTGTGCAATAGAAGCTGTAAAAAAATTGAATTTAGCTACATGTCACACGTCACTTCAGCTGAAACAGGGATATCTATTAACCGATGATCCTCATGGAAGATACAATGATTTTATAGATGCAGCAAAATCTGAAGGATTAATTTCAATTAAGGATGGGATTATATATAAAAATAAGGAAAAGTTTTCCAGACTGTATGAATTTCACACCATACGGAAAGATAATATTGTTGAAGTTTTAAAAAATGAGATTGAGCCGTTAGATCAGGTGGTTAAAAAGCTTGATAGAGTTTTCTTTACCCCAATGTTTTGTATACGGCGTAAGCTTGTCAAAAGTTTTTATAAAAGAGATATAGAGATATTTGAAAAAGACTATAAAGAATTTTTTAAACAGGGTGAAACAAAGCCAAAGCATATTGGGATGCCTTTGTATAAAAAAAGATGGTTTGCGTGCACTGGAATTGTGCTAGTTCATGGATATATGGCAGCACCTGAAGAGATGCGACAGTTGGCTGAATTTCTGTATAAAAAAGGGTATACAGTGTATTGTACACGATTGCGGGGTCATGGTACATCACCTGAGGATTTAGCAACGCGAAGCTTTGAAGAGTGGTATGAATCGGTGAACCGGGGGTACATTGTTTTAAAGAATAGTACTCAAAAAATATTTTTGTGTGGATTCTCAACAGGTGCCGGGCTTACACTATTGCATGCTGCCAATAAGAAAGATGTGCTGCAGGGTGCTATTGCTATCAGCGCACCGTTTAGACTGCAGAATATTGCTGCAGGCCTTGCTCCAGTAGTGGATACCTGGAATAAATTTCTTTCATTTTTAAAAATAAAAAAAATTGGCAGACTGGATTATATTCCCAATCATCCGGATAACCCGGATATCAACTATTTGCGAAATCCTGTTTCGGGCATTCACCAAATGGAATCATTAATGAACCTTGTGGAAGAGCGGCTTACTGATATACATATTCCAGTGTTAATTATGCAGGGTACAGGTGATAAGACTGTGGACCCAAAGGGTGCATTTGAAATGTTCATGAAGATCCCCTCTGAAAAGAAGGAATTTACCATGGTGCATTCAAAAAGCCATGGGATTACCCGTGGTGAAGAAGGTAAGGTTGTGGCACGCAGGGTGTCTGCATTTATTAAAGATTATGAGTAA
- a CDS encoding PAS domain-containing protein has translation MLYGILALLIITLPLVIYIFIYHVSKHLISVPLYIFLFFLFITTLSIGIYTTIRFLITATREIVTSKNELALKDVIIQHSDEIIILLDMFGKILSVNPSLTTILRYDKEDIVNQPFRIILYEKSFEDSIRLRDLLLSRFRDVFKGYEAEIVLPCKVQHHSEIKSIAFKLIPVFQDNSLQYILAIGRVIQSDFLTSHYLKTEYAEFIIDNNIRMVNLLSYRLTRNLEPYLEKREIIRIQLGLQEAIINAIEHGNLEIDFETKSRLKKMEGNYWDHVLDICNKDNLENRKIKVQYYLFSDYVKYIITDEGKGFDWKQYVSATPDGNLIYNYHGVGLTMLQDIFEVSFNEKGNEITLVKRFS, from the coding sequence TTGTTATATGGTATATTAGCACTGTTAATAATTACTCTTCCGCTGGTTATCTATATATTTATTTACCATGTCAGCAAACATTTAATTTCAGTGCCATTATATATTTTTTTATTTTTTCTTTTTATTACGACATTAAGTATAGGTATTTATACAACCATACGGTTTTTAATTACTGCTACCAGGGAGATAGTAACCAGTAAAAATGAATTAGCATTAAAAGATGTTATTATCCAGCATTCAGATGAGATCATAATCCTGCTTGATATGTTTGGTAAAATATTGAGTGTTAATCCTTCGCTCACAACAATTCTTAGATATGATAAAGAAGACATTGTTAATCAGCCTTTCAGGATTATTTTATACGAAAAATCTTTTGAGGACTCAATACGGTTGCGGGACCTTTTGTTAAGCCGGTTCAGGGATGTCTTTAAAGGTTATGAAGCCGAGATAGTATTGCCCTGTAAGGTTCAACATCATTCTGAAATTAAATCAATAGCATTTAAATTAATTCCAGTGTTTCAGGATAACAGCTTGCAGTATATTCTTGCCATTGGGAGGGTTATACAGTCTGATTTTCTCACCAGCCATTATCTGAAAACAGAATATGCAGAATTTATTATTGATAACAATATACGTATGGTTAACCTGCTATCATACCGTCTGACACGTAACTTAGAGCCGTATCTGGAGAAGCGTGAAATTATCCGCATTCAGCTTGGATTGCAGGAAGCCATTATTAATGCAATAGAGCATGGCAATTTAGAGATAGATTTTGAAACAAAAAGCAGATTGAAAAAAATGGAAGGTAACTACTGGGACCATGTGCTTGATATATGCAATAAAGACAATTTAGAAAATAGAAAAATTAAAGTACAATACTATCTTTTTTCTGATTATGTAAAATATATTATTACCGATGAAGGGAAAGGTTTTGATTGGAAACAATATGTTTCAGCTACTCCTGATGGCAATTTGATCTATAATTACCATGGTGTTGGGTTGACCATGTTGCAGGATATTTTTGAAGTATCTTTTAATGAAAAGGGAAATGAAATTACACTGGTAAAACGTTTTTCGTAG
- a CDS encoding DedA family protein yields MLDDLIQQLPALLDSKSNPLLYLLLCISAVMENLIPPVPGDVVTAFGAFMVATGKLHFFWVYLSTTVGSVIGFTLLFLVGKFFGKELLIKKNFTFFKKDAILKAEQWVQTYGIWLVLANRFLPGIRSVISLTAGFSNLSTYKVLLFSFISSSIWNLILIYLGYSLGNNWLTVQSKVSHFLSQYSKVIGLLLLCLVIIYFFIKLKKYVAKK; encoded by the coding sequence ATGTTAGATGACCTTATACAACAACTGCCTGCTTTATTAGATAGTAAAAGCAATCCATTACTGTATCTACTTCTGTGTATATCTGCAGTAATGGAAAATCTGATTCCGCCTGTCCCTGGTGATGTTGTTACCGCATTTGGTGCTTTCATGGTAGCAACAGGTAAATTACATTTTTTCTGGGTTTACCTGTCAACAACGGTTGGTTCAGTTATTGGATTTACACTTCTTTTTTTGGTTGGCAAGTTTTTTGGCAAAGAACTGCTGATCAAAAAAAACTTTACTTTCTTCAAAAAAGACGCTATATTAAAAGCTGAGCAATGGGTACAAACATACGGAATATGGCTGGTTTTAGCCAACCGTTTTTTACCCGGTATTCGCAGTGTTATTTCTTTGACTGCAGGCTTTTCAAATTTATCTACATATAAAGTCCTGTTGTTTTCATTTATCAGTTCATCAATATGGAATCTTATTCTTATATACTTAGGATATTCATTGGGCAATAACTGGCTTACAGTACAGAGTAAAGTTAGTCACTTTTTATCACAATATAGCAAAGTAATAGGTCTGCTTTTATTATGTCTTGTAATAATCTACTTTTTTATTAAATTAAAAAAATATGTAGCCAAAAAATAA
- the lon gene encoding endopeptidase La has product MNFEEYFDNDTIQIENTILASDLSKIDTNLPSTIHIIPVRYRPIFPGIITPLIIAKPRFMRSIDDALNTSRAIGLAVLKDDDVEDVEIDDIEMFGTAAKIIKKINLPDESINVLINSICRFRITKIIDDKKSIIAKVEYIYDKANPKNLEIKALTRAILSQLKILSESNPLFTEEMKLTMLNVDEPGRIADFVTSILNLEKQEYQNILETINVKKRLEKVLVLLQKELEVVSVQRKIQNQINEKIYKQQRDYFLREQLKIIKQELGLDDDRTNEIQQMKSKIESLHLKGEPKEKIQDELNRLYYIESNTPEYIIARTYLDTVLSLPWNTYTEDCLDITRAEKILKKSHYGLDDVKERILEFLSVRMLKPDSGGSILCLVGPPGVGKTSLGQAIADSLKRTFFRVSLGGIRDEAEIKGHRRTYIGAMPGKIIQGLKVCKSKNPVFMLDEIDKLYQSYQGDPAASLLEVLDYEQNHSFRDHYIDMPFDLSKVLFITTANTTDTIPDVLLDRMEVIRIPGYIVEEKYKIAKHFLLPKQLKKHGLPKNSIELDRDALLYIINGWAREAGVRNLDRQLERLCRKKAKSIVKKDNSFPHHLDEESIRSLLGPEYYTGDTIPDKLKPGIAIGLAWTSTGGSVLLVEALSTPAQGSSTLTLTGNIGDVMKESATIAYNYIKNYFNDDTNAIDFFNKNNIHIHVPAGAIPKDGPSAGITMASALYSLIKHIPVTKRIAMTGELTLSGRVLPVGGIKEKLIAAKREHCNTVIMPLENKKEMGDIPSHITRGLSLYFVAHVNEVFDILFK; this is encoded by the coding sequence ATGAATTTTGAAGAATACTTTGATAATGACACCATTCAGATAGAAAATACCATTCTTGCCAGCGACCTGTCAAAAATTGATACCAATCTACCTTCTACTATACATATCATACCTGTACGATACAGGCCCATATTTCCTGGTATTATTACTCCCCTCATAATTGCAAAACCACGGTTCATGCGATCAATTGATGATGCACTAAATACCTCGCGAGCTATTGGTTTAGCTGTATTGAAAGATGATGATGTTGAAGATGTGGAGATAGATGACATAGAAATGTTTGGCACCGCAGCAAAGATAATCAAAAAGATTAACCTTCCGGATGAAAGCATTAACGTCCTTATAAACAGTATCTGTAGGTTCAGAATCACTAAAATTATCGATGATAAAAAAAGTATTATTGCTAAAGTTGAATACATTTATGATAAAGCAAATCCAAAAAACCTTGAAATCAAGGCATTAACCCGCGCTATTTTGAGCCAGCTTAAAATACTATCCGAAAGCAACCCTCTGTTTACTGAAGAGATGAAACTCACCATGCTTAATGTTGATGAGCCTGGCCGAATAGCTGATTTTGTTACATCCATATTAAACCTGGAAAAACAGGAATACCAGAATATTCTGGAGACAATTAACGTAAAAAAGCGCCTTGAAAAGGTACTGGTACTTTTGCAAAAGGAGCTGGAAGTAGTTTCGGTTCAGCGCAAAATCCAGAACCAGATAAACGAAAAAATATACAAACAGCAACGCGATTACTTTTTACGTGAGCAGTTAAAGATAATCAAGCAAGAATTAGGACTTGATGATGACCGCACAAATGAAATTCAGCAGATGAAATCTAAAATTGAATCCTTACATCTCAAGGGTGAACCAAAAGAAAAGATACAGGATGAGCTTAACCGCCTTTATTACATTGAATCAAATACACCTGAATACATCATAGCCCGTACCTATTTGGATACGGTACTTTCCCTGCCATGGAATACCTATACAGAAGATTGTCTTGACATTACACGGGCGGAAAAAATCTTAAAGAAAAGCCATTATGGGCTTGATGATGTCAAAGAACGAATACTGGAGTTTCTATCGGTCAGAATGCTTAAACCAGATTCAGGAGGCTCAATTCTATGCCTTGTTGGCCCTCCAGGTGTTGGAAAAACCTCACTTGGGCAGGCTATAGCTGATTCATTAAAACGTACATTCTTTAGGGTATCATTAGGTGGTATACGGGACGAAGCTGAAATAAAAGGCCACCGCCGTACCTATATTGGAGCAATGCCGGGAAAAATCATTCAGGGCTTAAAAGTTTGTAAATCCAAAAATCCTGTTTTCATGCTTGATGAAATTGATAAACTGTATCAGAGCTATCAGGGTGACCCTGCAGCTTCGCTTCTGGAAGTCCTTGATTATGAACAAAACCATTCTTTCAGGGACCACTACATTGATATGCCGTTTGACCTTTCAAAAGTACTGTTCATTACCACTGCCAATACCACCGACACCATACCTGATGTTCTGCTTGACCGTATGGAAGTCATACGTATTCCCGGCTATATTGTTGAGGAAAAATACAAAATTGCAAAACATTTTCTTTTACCAAAACAGCTTAAAAAGCATGGTTTGCCAAAAAATTCCATTGAACTTGACAGGGATGCTCTCTTGTATATTATTAATGGTTGGGCACGTGAGGCAGGGGTTAGAAATCTGGATAGACAGTTAGAACGCCTTTGCAGGAAAAAGGCAAAATCAATTGTTAAAAAAGATAACTCATTCCCTCATCACCTTGATGAAGAATCAATACGCTCGTTACTTGGACCGGAATACTATACCGGTGATACAATACCTGATAAACTCAAACCAGGCATTGCAATAGGACTTGCATGGACATCAACAGGCGGATCTGTTCTTCTTGTTGAGGCACTTTCCACGCCAGCACAGGGTTCTTCCACTTTAACGCTTACAGGTAATATTGGCGATGTGATGAAGGAATCAGCAACTATCGCTTATAATTATATTAAAAATTACTTTAATGATGACACTAACGCAATAGACTTTTTTAACAAGAATAATATCCATATTCATGTTCCGGCAGGAGCTATACCAAAAGATGGTCCTTCGGCAGGAATAACAATGGCATCAGCGCTTTATTCACTTATTAAGCATATACCAGTTACAAAACGCATCGCAATGACCGGTGAGCTGACGCTTTCAGGAAGAGTGTTACCTGTTGGTGGAATAAAAGAAAAGCTTATTGCAGCAAAACGTGAACATTGCAATACAGTCATCATGCCACTGGAAAATAAGAAAGAAATGGGCGATATTCCATCGCATATCACACGGGGATTGTCACTATATTTTGTTGCCCATGTGAATGAAGTCTTTGATATACTATTTAAGTAA
- a CDS encoding peptidylprolyl isomerase translates to MIKKLCIIIVTIVTAVPVFAWETFDRVIAVVNDTAIIQSELMRRYQIVTRKQTPKKPEELNSILDNLIERALIEQEAREQAIIISDEKVMSHINNIMKSQKISSLDVFKKMVEEKEGISFDEYKEEIRQSLLTEMLVSLAIGVSPPSKDEAYQWYKENKNKLGNEVHIKQIVIRPKNSSFAEEKRANELIKQIRDSILKGESFEKLASQYSEDPSAKNGGDIGWLALAEMDPYMANTVFRMKKPGEISPVIKTQTGYTIVKLMDSRPTSFETVQDRILNMLYQRNMGEQFKKWIVTRRAQSDIKIYLENYRQS, encoded by the coding sequence ATGATAAAAAAACTTTGCATTATAATTGTAACCATTGTTACAGCCGTGCCTGTTTTTGCCTGGGAAACTTTTGACAGAGTAATTGCTGTTGTTAATGATACTGCCATAATCCAGAGCGAACTCATGCGCCGTTACCAGATAGTTACCAGGAAACAAACACCTAAAAAACCTGAAGAGCTAAATTCCATCCTTGACAACCTGATTGAAAGAGCGCTCATTGAACAGGAAGCCCGTGAACAGGCAATAATCATTAGCGATGAAAAAGTAATGTCACATATAAACAATATTATGAAATCGCAGAAGATTTCTTCTCTGGATGTTTTTAAAAAGATGGTTGAAGAAAAAGAAGGAATCAGTTTTGATGAATATAAAGAAGAAATTCGCCAGAGCCTGCTTACTGAAATGCTTGTGTCACTGGCAATAGGTGTTTCACCACCATCAAAAGATGAGGCATATCAGTGGTATAAAGAAAATAAAAATAAATTGGGGAATGAAGTACATATCAAGCAGATAGTTATACGGCCAAAAAACTCAAGTTTTGCCGAGGAAAAGCGTGCCAATGAATTAATAAAGCAGATACGCGACAGCATTTTAAAAGGTGAATCATTTGAAAAACTTGCCTCACAATATTCAGAAGACCCAAGTGCAAAGAATGGCGGCGACATTGGCTGGCTTGCTTTAGCTGAAATGGATCCGTATATGGCAAACACTGTATTCAGGATGAAAAAACCCGGTGAAATATCACCAGTCATAAAAACACAAACAGGCTATACAATCGTAAAACTAATGGATTCACGGCCAACATCATTTGAAACAGTGCAGGATAGAATCTTGAATATGCTGTATCAACGCAATATGGGCGAACAGTTCAAAAAATGGATTGTAACCCGCAGAGCACAATCCGATATTAAGATATATCTTGAAAATTACAGGCAGAGCTAG
- a CDS encoding NUDIX hydrolase, with the protein MSEYRNPVPTVDIIILLEDENGTIRSDEIILIKRKNPPYGWALPGGFVDYGETLEQAAVREAKEETSLDVTLLKQFHTYSDPSRDPRQHTITTVYVAKAKGIPRAQDDAKEIGIFNVNELPQPIAFDHASIIEDFKHNTY; encoded by the coding sequence ATGTCTGAATACCGTAATCCGGTACCAACAGTAGACATAATAATATTACTGGAAGATGAAAATGGTACTATTAGGAGTGATGAAATTATATTGATAAAAAGAAAAAACCCACCATATGGCTGGGCATTGCCAGGTGGCTTTGTTGACTATGGTGAAACATTAGAGCAGGCAGCAGTACGGGAAGCAAAGGAAGAAACTTCATTAGACGTGACATTGTTAAAACAATTTCACACATATTCTGACCCATCACGGGATCCACGACAGCATACAATCACTACAGTATATGTAGCAAAGGCAAAAGGTATACCACGGGCACAGGATGATGCTAAAGAGATAGGAATATTTAATGTTAATGAATTACCGCAACCTATTGCATTTGACCATGCATCAATAATTGAAGATTTTAAACATAATACATATTAA
- the cimA gene encoding citramalate synthase: MDTEKKHIILYDTTLRDGAQTFGISFSLQDKIRIALELDRLNIDYIEGGWPGSNPKDNIFFSEIRKANLKHSKIAAFGSTKRPKMKLTEDTLLQDLINSNAPTLTIVAKSWDFHVTDALNISLEENLALVYDTVAYLKDKGFEVFLDAEHFYDGYKANPDYAMKVLESAVKAGVDMLVLCDTNGGTLTHEISSITGTVCSIYNTPVGVHHHNDAGVAVANGIAAVLSGAISVQGTINGYGERCGNCDLTTLIPNLVLKLGYSCNAAESLHHLTETSRYISEIANLAHNERAPYVGDNAFAHKGGIHVSALKRNTSTYEHINPELVGNRRKVLISELAGKSNIQVKAQELGISINKIELPEKILRRIKDLEDQGFQFEAAEGSFELLIRRSNGEYAPFFTLKGFRVITEKDESGRVTCEATIKVEVDGQIEHTAANGNGPVQALDNALRKALENFYPEIRELQLSDYKVRVLNEKDGTGSSVRVLIDQKRHTQHWGTVGVSTNIIEASWQALVDGIEYMLLKTRKNSTH, translated from the coding sequence ATGGATACTGAGAAAAAACACATTATACTCTATGACACCACATTACGGGATGGTGCACAAACATTTGGGATATCCTTTTCCCTGCAGGATAAAATACGGATTGCACTGGAATTAGACAGGCTTAATATAGATTATATAGAAGGCGGTTGGCCGGGTTCCAATCCAAAAGACAATATATTCTTTTCAGAGATCCGTAAAGCCAACCTGAAACATTCTAAAATTGCTGCTTTTGGTTCAACAAAACGTCCAAAGATGAAATTAACAGAGGACACGCTGTTACAGGATCTTATTAATTCCAACGCTCCCACCTTAACTATTGTTGCAAAATCCTGGGATTTTCATGTCACCGATGCCCTGAATATAAGCCTTGAAGAAAATTTAGCTCTTGTATATGATACTGTTGCATATTTAAAGGATAAAGGCTTTGAAGTATTCCTGGATGCGGAACATTTTTATGACGGTTATAAAGCCAACCCTGACTATGCCATGAAAGTTCTGGAAAGTGCGGTAAAAGCAGGCGTTGATATGCTGGTACTGTGCGACACCAACGGCGGCACACTGACTCATGAAATCAGCTCCATAACAGGAACAGTATGTTCTATATATAACACTCCTGTTGGTGTTCACCACCATAACGATGCTGGGGTGGCTGTGGCAAATGGTATAGCAGCTGTATTAAGCGGAGCCATTTCAGTGCAGGGAACCATCAATGGGTATGGTGAACGCTGTGGCAACTGCGATCTGACTACCTTAATCCCTAATCTTGTATTAAAATTAGGGTATAGCTGTAACGCTGCTGAATCACTGCATCATTTAACTGAAACAAGCCGCTATATAAGTGAAATTGCAAATCTGGCACATAATGAACGCGCTCCATACGTGGGCGATAATGCATTTGCCCATAAAGGTGGTATCCATGTATCAGCACTTAAGCGCAATACATCTACTTACGAACATATAAACCCTGAACTTGTGGGCAACAGGCGAAAGGTTCTTATTTCAGAACTGGCAGGTAAAAGCAACATTCAGGTAAAAGCTCAGGAATTAGGTATTTCTATAAATAAAATTGAATTGCCAGAAAAAATACTCAGGCGCATCAAGGACTTAGAAGATCAAGGATTCCAATTTGAAGCAGCAGAAGGTTCGTTTGAATTATTAATCAGGCGAAGCAATGGCGAATATGCACCATTTTTTACCTTAAAGGGTTTCAGGGTAATCACTGAAAAAGATGAATCAGGCAGGGTAACCTGCGAGGCTACCATAAAAGTTGAAGTAGATGGCCAGATTGAGCATACTGCTGCAAACGGAAACGGCCCCGTTCAGGCACTGGATAATGCATTGCGTAAGGCACTGGAAAACTTTTATCCGGAAATCCGTGAATTACAGCTTTCTGATTATAAGGTACGCGTACTCAATGAAAAAGATGGCACAGGTTCTTCCGTCCGCGTCCTAATTGACCAGAAACGCCATACGCAGCATTGGGGCACGGTTGGGGTTTCTACCAATATTATTGAAGCTTCATGGCAGGCACTGGTTGATGGCATAGAATACATGTTGCTTAAAACACGAAAAAACTCAACACATTAG